A genome region from Natronobeatus ordinarius includes the following:
- a CDS encoding class I fructose-bisphosphate aldolase — MLNIDDSPIVRDGKSLILAMDHGLEHGPVDFTEVPEKLDPSTVFETATHDAVTAMAVQKGIAEGYYPSYEDDVNLLLKMNGTSTLWMGEYDSAVNCSVEYAADIGADAVGFTLYGGSNHEVEMAEEFREIHEDARAHDLPVVMWAYPRGQGVKNDTKPDVISYATRIALELGADVAKIKYPGSKEAMAHAVDSAGDMKVVMSGGSKTSDYEFLSTVEAVMDAGAKGLAVGRNVWQREDPTRILDALEKVIYEGETADAALEE; from the coding sequence ATGCTCAACATCGACGATTCACCGATCGTTCGGGACGGAAAGTCACTGATCCTGGCGATGGACCACGGCCTCGAGCACGGGCCCGTAGACTTCACGGAGGTACCCGAGAAGCTCGACCCCTCGACGGTCTTCGAGACGGCGACCCACGACGCCGTCACGGCGATGGCCGTCCAGAAGGGGATCGCCGAGGGCTACTACCCGAGCTACGAAGACGACGTGAACCTGTTGCTCAAGATGAACGGGACGTCGACGCTCTGGATGGGTGAGTACGACTCGGCGGTGAACTGCTCGGTCGAGTACGCAGCCGACATCGGCGCCGACGCCGTCGGCTTCACCCTCTACGGCGGCTCGAACCACGAAGTCGAGATGGCCGAGGAGTTCCGCGAGATCCACGAGGACGCCCGCGCCCACGACCTGCCGGTCGTTATGTGGGCGTATCCGCGTGGTCAGGGGGTCAAGAACGACACGAAACCCGACGTCATCTCCTACGCCACCCGGATCGCACTCGAGCTCGGAGCCGACGTGGCGAAGATCAAGTACCCGGGCAGCAAGGAAGCGATGGCCCACGCAGTCGACAGTGCCGGCGACATGAAAGTCGTGATGAGCGGTGGCTCGAAGACCTCCGACTACGAGTTCCTCTCGACCGTCGAGGCCGTGATGGACGCGGGCGCGAAGGGCCTGGCCGTCGGACGCAACGTCTGGCAGCGTGAGGACCCCACCCGCATCCTCGACGCGCTCGAGAAAGTCATCTACGAGGGCGAGACCGCCGACGCCGCACTCGAGGAATGA
- a CDS encoding class 1 fructose-bisphosphatase, translating to MSDAVEEVVDVITRSSAEIRQGLVGRRGEVDEENPSGETQAEADVFADELLAERLAAIEGVAEYASEERVEISQVGDGDLYVAADPLDGSSNLKSNNTMGTVFGIYDEPLPAPGTSLVAAGYVLYGPITTMAYAHDGTVTKYELTGGERTVVEEDVTLPDEPLIYGFGGRVPDWPADFEAYVREIESNPDHKLRYGGAMIGDVNQVLTYGGIFAYPALEDSPRGKLRLQFEGNPIGYVLESAGGRSSDGTRSILEVEPDELHDRVPVHVGNTELIDRLETALE from the coding sequence ATGAGCGACGCCGTCGAGGAAGTCGTCGACGTCATCACCCGCTCGTCGGCCGAGATCCGGCAAGGACTGGTCGGCCGCCGGGGAGAGGTCGACGAGGAGAACCCCAGTGGCGAGACCCAGGCCGAGGCGGACGTCTTCGCCGACGAGTTGCTCGCCGAGCGGCTGGCCGCGATCGAGGGCGTCGCCGAGTACGCGAGCGAAGAGCGCGTCGAGATCTCCCAGGTCGGTGACGGCGACCTCTACGTCGCCGCCGACCCGCTCGACGGCTCGTCGAACCTCAAGTCGAACAACACGATGGGGACCGTGTTCGGGATCTACGACGAGCCCCTGCCCGCCCCGGGAACCTCACTCGTCGCCGCCGGATACGTACTCTACGGCCCGATCACGACGATGGCCTACGCCCACGACGGGACGGTCACCAAATACGAACTCACCGGCGGCGAGCGCACCGTCGTCGAGGAAGACGTGACCCTGCCCGACGAGCCCCTCATCTACGGCTTCGGCGGTCGGGTTCCCGACTGGCCGGCGGACTTCGAGGCGTACGTTCGCGAGATCGAGTCCAACCCCGATCACAAGCTCCGCTACGGCGGCGCGATGATCGGCGACGTCAATCAGGTGCTCACCTACGGCGGGATCTTCGCCTACCCCGCCCTCGAGGACAGTCCCCGGGGCAAACTCCGGCTCCAGTTCGAGGGGAACCCGATCGGCTACGTCCTCGAGTCCGCCGGCGGACGCTCCTCGGACGGCACGCGATCGATCCTCGAGGTCGAACCGGACGAGCTCCACGATCGGGTACCCGTCCACGTCGGTAATACCGAGTTAATCGACCGACTCGAGACGGCGCTCGAGTGA
- a CDS encoding RimK family alpha-L-glutamate ligase: protein MTDPPLRVGVLSFHDSKESKAICNAIEALGHEPVWLREKNVLVRFTDEEFSLEPDADVVINRLLLSTTKQPVEAVGFANAIAHFRPIVNHPDAAALASHKIAAAAALVAEGVPVPKTALALGSEPLSRVRPEFGAEHVYKTIVGTHGGGAWKVRRTDLLTGTVGTRRAFLQELVATAGERPRDLRVYVVDDCVVGAMIRYAADDDWRTNVARGGSVEDVTGSLPATVESIAKRATAAVGLDCAGVDLIEGEDGWVVLEVNPTAGFRGLYRATGRSPAPDIAALAIERAGGTVATDRVTTLRKTLDDSVPSCVPKLEPSAESDAPTVGLTERVVVSGTTDTRAVIGRADTGRSQTRIDLQLAAAIGAGPIQVGDPAASRDETQGHQPVVDVVVGIAGTERTVDAMVEDRSASAYPLLLGRDVLGEFRIDVGRRYDERGDDPFEE, encoded by the coding sequence ATGACCGATCCCCCGCTCCGGGTTGGCGTCCTGAGCTTTCACGACAGCAAAGAGTCGAAGGCGATCTGTAACGCCATCGAGGCGCTCGGTCACGAGCCCGTCTGGCTCCGTGAGAAGAACGTGCTCGTGCGCTTTACGGACGAGGAGTTCTCCCTGGAGCCAGATGCGGACGTGGTGATCAACCGGCTGCTGTTGTCGACGACGAAACAGCCCGTCGAAGCGGTCGGATTCGCGAACGCGATCGCACACTTTCGGCCGATTGTCAACCATCCGGACGCCGCCGCTCTCGCCTCGCACAAGATCGCGGCCGCCGCCGCGCTCGTCGCCGAGGGCGTCCCCGTTCCGAAGACGGCGCTCGCACTCGGGTCGGAACCACTTTCCCGCGTTCGACCTGAATTCGGTGCGGAACACGTCTACAAAACGATCGTCGGCACTCACGGTGGTGGGGCGTGGAAAGTTCGTCGGACCGACCTGCTCACCGGGACCGTCGGAACGCGCCGGGCGTTCTTGCAGGAACTCGTCGCCACCGCGGGCGAACGGCCACGGGACCTCCGTGTCTACGTCGTCGACGACTGCGTCGTGGGAGCGATGATCCGCTACGCCGCCGACGACGATTGGCGGACGAACGTCGCGCGGGGCGGCTCGGTCGAAGACGTGACTGGCTCCCTTCCCGCGACCGTCGAGTCGATCGCGAAACGGGCGACGGCCGCAGTCGGACTGGACTGTGCCGGCGTCGACCTCATCGAAGGCGAAGACGGCTGGGTCGTTCTCGAGGTCAACCCGACTGCCGGATTCAGAGGGCTCTATCGAGCGACGGGCCGAAGTCCAGCGCCCGACATCGCGGCACTCGCGATCGAACGCGCCGGCGGGACGGTCGCCACCGACCGCGTCACGACGCTCCGGAAGACGCTGGACGATTCCGTTCCCTCCTGTGTTCCGAAGCTCGAGCCATCGGCTGAGAGTGATGCGCCGACCGTCGGCCTCACCGAACGCGTCGTCGTCAGCGGCACGACCGACACGAGAGCGGTGATCGGACGCGCCGATACGGGTCGATCGCAAACGCGCATCGATCTGCAACTCGCAGCGGCGATCGGCGCTGGCCCCATTCAGGTCGGCGATCCCGCGGCAAGCAGGGACGAAACGCAAGGCCATCAGCCGGTCGTCGACGTCGTTGTCGGGATCGCCGGCACCGAACGAACCGTCGATGCGATGGTCGAGGATCGGTCGGCGTCGGCGTATCCGCTACTGCTCGGTCGCGACGTGCTGGGGGAGTTTCGAATCGACGTCGGCAGACGCTACGACGAGCGTGGCGACGACCCGTTCGAGGAGTGA